The proteins below come from a single Miscanthus floridulus cultivar M001 chromosome 1, ASM1932011v1, whole genome shotgun sequence genomic window:
- the LOC136497190 gene encoding U4/U6 small nuclear ribonucleoprotein PRP4-like protein has translation MENPRPQPPAPTPPMAPLPVPVHPPIAPIPVPPPRAPAAAAVASMASTSTSSAGGGGEAEYEVSDDHRAARERHERAVQELLQRRRAYAMAVPTNDSAVRARLRRLGEPITLFGEREMERRDRLRALMVRLEADGQVDRLLRAQEDDQAARAGEEEEEQIQYPFFTEGTQELLKARVDIAQYSLPRAKARIERAKRRHEDPDEDPEAEAELVVKQAGEFVLECSEIGDDRPLTGCSFSRDASMLATSSWSGIIKVWSMPQLTKVATLKGHTERATDVAFSPVDDCLATASADRTAKLWKPDGSLLMSFDGHLDRLARLAFHPSGKYLGTASFDKTWRLWDINTGKELLLQEGHSRSVYGVSFHPDGSLASSCGLDAYARVWDLRSGRLFFALKGHVKPVLGVSFSPNGYLVATGSEDNFCRIWDLRKRQMLYSIPAHKSLISHVKFEPQEGYYLATCSYDTKAALWSARDYKPIKSLVGHESKVTSLDISGDGQKIVTVSHDHTIKIWSCRSSTQDNAMELD, from the exons ATGGAGAACCCCAGGCCCCAGCCCCCAGCCCCCACCCCTCCCATGGCTCCGCTCCCCGTCCCCGTCCATCCGCCAATCGCCCCCATCCCCGTCCCTCCGCcccgcgcgcccgccgccgccgccgttgcttccatggcctccacctccacttcctCCGCCGGGGGCGGAGGCGAGGCCgagtacgaggtctccgacgACCACCGTGCCGCGCGGGAGCGCCACGAGCGCGCGGTGCAGGAGCTCCTCCAGCGGCGCCGCGCCTACGCCATGGCCGTGCCCACCAACGACTCCGCCGTGCGGgcccgcctccgccgcctcggcgAGCCCATCACGCTCTTCGGCGAGCGCGAGATGGAGCGCCGCGACCGCCTCCGAGCCCTCATGGTCCGGCTCGAGGCCGATGGCCAGGTTGACCGTCTCCTCCGCGCGCAGGAGGACGACCAGgccgcgcgcgccggcgaggaggaggaggagcagatcCAGTATCCCTTCTTCACCGAGGGCACGCAGGAGCTTCTCAAGGCGCGTGTCGACATTGCACAGTACTCGCTGCCCCGTGCCAAGGCCAGGATCGAGAGGGCCAAGCGCCGCCACGAGGATCCCGATGAGGACCCAGAGGCGGAGGCCGAACTCGTCGTGAAGCAGGCTGGGGAGTTTGTCCTCGAGTGCAGCGAGATTGGAGATGATCGCCCTCTCACCGGCTGTTCCTTCTCTCGTGATGCATCAATGCTGGCCACAAG TTCCTGGAGTGGAATAATCAAAGTATGGAGCATGCCACAATTAACTAAGGTTGCAACCCTGAAAGGTCACACAGAACGTGCAACTGATGTTGCCTTCTCTCCTGTTGATGACTGCTTAGCAACAGCTTCAGCTGATAGAACTGCAAAATTATGGAAACCAGATGGGTCACTTTTGATGTCTTTTGATGGCCACCTTGATCGTCTTGCTCGCCTTGCTTTTCATCCATCTGGAAAGTACCTTGGTACAGCTAGCTTTGACAAGACTTGGAGATTGTGGGACATCAATACTGGAAAGGAGCTGCTACTCCAAGAAGGGCACAGCAGAAGTGTGTATGGAGTTAGCTTTCACCCTGATGGTTCTTTGGCATCATCTTGTGGTCTTGATGCATATGCTCGAGTATGGGATCTGAGATCAGGAAGATTGTTCTTTGCCCTTAAGGGCCATGTGAAACCT GTCCTAGGAGTCAGCTTCTCTCCTAATGGTTATCTGGTTGCAACTGGAAGTGAAGACAATTTCTGTCGAATATGGGATTTGAGGAAAAGGCAAATGTTGTACTCTATACCAGCTCATAAGAGTCTTATTTCACATGTAAAATTTGAACCCCAAGAAGGGTATTATTTAGCGACTTGTTCCTACGACACCAAAGCAGCG CTGTGGTCAGCTCGGGATTACAAACCAATCAAAAGTTTGGTGGGCCACGAGTCAAAGGTTACTAGTTTGGATATTAGTGGAG ATGGACAGAAGATTGTGACTGTGTCTCATGATCATACAATAAAAATTTGGTCATGCAGAAGTAGCACACAAGATAATGCAATGGAGTTGGATTGA